From Coffea arabica cultivar ET-39 chromosome 2e, Coffea Arabica ET-39 HiFi, whole genome shotgun sequence, the proteins below share one genomic window:
- the LOC113731477 gene encoding triacylglycerol lipase 1-like isoform X4 has product MERLVTLLLLSVLLLSSAGESARVSKIRLPNSPADGLCAHLIQPYGYPCSEHTAQTNDGYLLGLQRVASNSRYLRRQYCPPVLLLHGLMMAGDAWFLNSPNQSLGFILADHGFDVWAGNVRGTRWSRRHVHLTEKDKDFWDWSWQELALYDLEGMARYIYNITNSKIFIVGHSQGTIMSLAAFTQPHIVSMVEAAALLSPISYLDHIRKNCCFNNSRIDFYLEYEPQPTSSKNLNHLFQMIREGTFRKYDYGIFKNLIRYGRFRPPAFDVSSIPNSLPLWIAYGGNDAFADVTDVHRTLKELKRQPEVLFLEEYGHIDFLPSVRSKEDLYDNMIRFLKSFRKFGSY; this is encoded by the exons ATGGAGCGTCTGGTGACGCTTTTGTTGCTCAGTGTATTACTCCTCAGTTCAGCCGGAGAATCCGCCAGAGTTTCAAAAATTCGCCTTCCCAATTCTCCGGCAGATGGTCTCTGTGCTCACCTCATCCAACCTTATGGCTATCCTTGCTCCGAGCACACC GCACAAACAAATGATGGTTACTTGCTTGGACTTCAGCGGGTGGCATCTAACTCCAGATATCTCAGACGGCAGTACTGTCCTCCAGTTCTTCTCCTTCACGGGCTAATGATG GCAGGTGATGCCTGGTTCTTGAACTCTCCAAATCAATCATTGGGGTTTATCCTGGCTGATCATGGCTTTGATGTTTGGGCTGGAAATGTGCGTGGGACACGTTGGAGTCGTCGACATGTCCATCTGACAGAAAAAGACAAG gatttttgggATTGGAGTTGGCAGGAATTGGCTCTGTATGATCTGGAAGGAATGGCTCGTTATATTTATAACATCACCAACTCAAAAATATTTATTGTTGGTCATTCACAG GGAACAATAATGTCTCTGGCTGCCTTTACTCAACCACATATAGTATCAATGGTTGAAGCTGCTGCGCTTCTTTCTCCTATCTCATATTTGGATCATATAA GAAAGAACTGTTGCTTCAACAACTCCCGGATCGATTTCTATCTCGAATATGAACCTCAACCTACATCCTCAAAGAATCTGAATCATCTTTTTCAAA TGATCCGTGAAGGTACTTTCAGAAAGTATGATTATGGAATCTTTAAGAACCTGATACGCTATGGACGGTTTCGGCCTCCAGCATTTGATGTTAGCAGCATTCCGAATTCTTTACCATTGTGGATAGCTTATGGGGGTAACGATGCATTTGCTGACGTTACTGATGTGCATCGCACATTGAAGGAACTGAAAAGACAGCCAGAGGTGCTTTTTCTTGAGGAATACGGTCACATAGACTTCCTCCCGAGTGTAAGATCAAAGGAAGACTTGTATGATAACATGATTAGGTTCTTGAAGTCATTCAGAAAATTTGGTAGTTACTAA
- the LOC113731477 gene encoding triacylglycerol lipase 1-like isoform X3 produces MQAQTNDGYLLGLQRVASNSRYLRRQYCPPVLLLHGLMMAGDAWFLNSPNQSLGFILADHGFDVWAGNVRGTRWSRRHVHLTEKDKDFWDWSWQELALYDLEGMARYIYNITNSKIFIVGHSQGTIMSLAAFTQPHIVSMVEAAALLSPISYLDHISSSFVLRLVKMHIDEVLCVMGIHELIFKSDCSTHMMDILCGEYVNCNELLTPVTGKNCCFNNSRIDFYLEYEPQPTSSKNLNHLFQMIREGTFRKYDYGIFKNLIRYGRFRPPAFDVSSIPNSLPLWIAYGGNDAFADVTDVHRTLKELKRQPEVLFLEEYGHIDFLPSVRSKEDLYDNMIRFLKSFRKFGSY; encoded by the exons ATGCAGGCACAAACAAATGATGGTTACTTGCTTGGACTTCAGCGGGTGGCATCTAACTCCAGATATCTCAGACGGCAGTACTGTCCTCCAGTTCTTCTCCTTCACGGGCTAATGATG GCAGGTGATGCCTGGTTCTTGAACTCTCCAAATCAATCATTGGGGTTTATCCTGGCTGATCATGGCTTTGATGTTTGGGCTGGAAATGTGCGTGGGACACGTTGGAGTCGTCGACATGTCCATCTGACAGAAAAAGACAAG gatttttgggATTGGAGTTGGCAGGAATTGGCTCTGTATGATCTGGAAGGAATGGCTCGTTATATTTATAACATCACCAACTCAAAAATATTTATTGTTGGTCATTCACAG GGAACAATAATGTCTCTGGCTGCCTTTACTCAACCACATATAGTATCAATGGTTGAAGCTGCTGCGCTTCTTTCTCCTATCTCATATTTGGATCATATAAGTTCGTCTTTTGTCCTAAGATTAGTGAAAATGCATATTGATGAG GTGTTATGTGTGATGGGCATTCATGAACTTATTTTCAAAAG TGACTGCAGCACCCATATGATGGATATATTATGCGGTGAATATGTGAATTGCAATGAGTTGCTTACTCCGGTTACAG GAAAGAACTGTTGCTTCAACAACTCCCGGATCGATTTCTATCTCGAATATGAACCTCAACCTACATCCTCAAAGAATCTGAATCATCTTTTTCAAA TGATCCGTGAAGGTACTTTCAGAAAGTATGATTATGGAATCTTTAAGAACCTGATACGCTATGGACGGTTTCGGCCTCCAGCATTTGATGTTAGCAGCATTCCGAATTCTTTACCATTGTGGATAGCTTATGGGGGTAACGATGCATTTGCTGACGTTACTGATGTGCATCGCACATTGAAGGAACTGAAAAGACAGCCAGAGGTGCTTTTTCTTGAGGAATACGGTCACATAGACTTCCTCCCGAGTGTAAGATCAAAGGAAGACTTGTATGATAACATGATTAGGTTCTTGAAGTCATTCAGAAAATTTGGTAGTTACTAA
- the LOC113731474 gene encoding RNA pseudouridine synthase 4, mitochondrial-like isoform X3, which yields MADRSLLRRVILRSTPLGTVFALGKSRVLTCEEGRHLYSSTGCEKKLEPENEKTTISKKGNWYALPPFTPSVDGAALGKTIAHRQTEKKHKASDTTSTSTMTALKWVTRCCPELPRSLVQKLFRLRQVRRDSYNVEVQQRQLKRVAAKDLMNSGDRIVLPVSIQKVPSAKTDSTFSEEEMKFLHSMVLFKDPAVIVVNKPPGMPVQGGIGIKRSLDELAAKYLRFDDSESPRLDLVSKRRIVRKTYWALVIGSPRRSKGIISKPLGKVVVDNGKSDRITVVDDVQSSLAQYAVTEYEVIGSSCYGYSWLELSPLTGRKHQLRVHCAEVLGTPIVGDYKYGWQAHRNLKNPGPSALTWDHNEGLPEEGLDPFSLNLGNGSILDKQPRLHLHCREMVLPNISLALQRAKSITDLDLEDVKTIKFDAPLPSHMQKSWDALGS from the exons ATGGCGGATCGCTCTCTACTCCGCCGAGTCATTCTCCGTTCCACACCGCTGGGCACTGTTTTCGCATTAGGAAAATCACGTGTCTTAACATGTGAGGAAGGGCGACATCTCTACAGCAGCACCGGTTGTGAAAAGAAATTGGAGCCCGAGAATGAGAAAACTACTATTAGCAAGAAAGGTAATTGGTACGCATTGCCGCCGTTTACTCCCTCCGTCGACGGCGCTGCTCTTGGGAAGACGATTGCTCACCGCCAAACCGAGAAGAAACATAAAGCCTCCGACACCACCTCCACCTCGACCATGACGGCGCTCAAGTGGGTTACGCGATGCTGCCCTGAGCTGCCTCGGTCTCTTGTACAGAAACTCTTCCGCTTAAGACAG GTTCGGAGAGATTCTTACAATGTTGAAGTTCAACAACGTCAGCTCAAGAGG GTAGCAGCCAAGGACTTGATGAATTCCGGAGACAGAATAGTCCTACCTGTATCAATTCAAAAGGTTCCCTCAGCAAAAACTGATAGCACTTTCagtgaagaagaaatgaaattccTTCATAGCATGGTTCTGTTTAAG GATCCAGCTGTTATTGTCGTAAATAAACCCCCTGGAATGCCTGTTCAG GGTGGTATAGGCATCAAAAGAAGTTTGGATGAACTGGCGGCTAAGTATTTAAGGTTTGATGATTCGGAGTCTCCGCGCCTG GATCTTGTCAGTAAAAGACGAATAGTCCGAAAGACATATTGGGCTCTTGTCATTGGATCTCCTAGACGTTCAAAAGGAATAATCTCAAAGCCATTGGGAAAG GTGGTGGTGGACAATGGAAAATCTGACCGCATAACAGTTGTAGatgatgttcaatcatcactggCTCAGTATGCTGTGACAGAATATGAAGTTATTGGATCTTCTTGCTACG GCTACAGCTGGCTAGAGTTATCCCCTCTTACAGGCAGAAAGCACCAG CTACGTGTTCACTGTGCCGAGGTATTGGGTACACCAATAGTTGGGGATTACAAGTATGGCTGGCAAGCTCACAGGAACTTGAAAAATCCTGGTCCCTCTGCTCTCACTTGGGACCATAATGAGGGACTCCCTGAGGAAGGGCTAGATCCTTTCAGCCTTAATCTGGGTAATGGAAGCATCTTGGATAAGCAACCTCGCCTTCATCTGCACTGCAGAGAGATGGTCCTACCCAATATTTCTCTCGCGCTGCAACGTGCCAAATCAATTACAGATCTTGATCTTGAGGATGTGAAAACCATCAAGTTTGATGCTCCTTTGCCATCACACATGCAAAAGAGTTGGGACGCCTTGGGTTCCTAG
- the LOC113731474 gene encoding RNA pseudouridine synthase 4, mitochondrial-like isoform X1, with protein sequence MADRSLLRRVILRSTPLGTVFALGKSRVLTCEEGRHLYSSTGCEKKLEPENEKTTISKKGNWYALPPFTPSVDGAALGKTIAHRQTEKKHKASDTTSTSTMTALKWVTRCCPELPRSLVQKLFRLRQVRRDSYNVEVQQRQLKRVAAKDLMNSGDRIVLPVSIQKVPSAKTDSTFSEEEMKFLHSMVLFKDPAVIVVNKPPGMPVQGGIGIKRSLDELAAKYLRFDDSESPRLVHRLDRDCSGILVMGRTQLSATTLHSIFREKTLEASEYDLVSKRRIVRKTYWALVIGSPRRSKGIISKPLGKVVVDNGKSDRITVVDDVQSSLAQYAVTEYEVIGSSCYGYSWLELSPLTGRKHQLRVHCAEVLGTPIVGDYKYGWQAHRNLKNPGPSALTWDHNEGLPEEGLDPFSLNLGNGSILDKQPRLHLHCREMVLPNISLALQRAKSITDLDLEDVKTIKFDAPLPSHMQKSWDALGS encoded by the exons ATGGCGGATCGCTCTCTACTCCGCCGAGTCATTCTCCGTTCCACACCGCTGGGCACTGTTTTCGCATTAGGAAAATCACGTGTCTTAACATGTGAGGAAGGGCGACATCTCTACAGCAGCACCGGTTGTGAAAAGAAATTGGAGCCCGAGAATGAGAAAACTACTATTAGCAAGAAAGGTAATTGGTACGCATTGCCGCCGTTTACTCCCTCCGTCGACGGCGCTGCTCTTGGGAAGACGATTGCTCACCGCCAAACCGAGAAGAAACATAAAGCCTCCGACACCACCTCCACCTCGACCATGACGGCGCTCAAGTGGGTTACGCGATGCTGCCCTGAGCTGCCTCGGTCTCTTGTACAGAAACTCTTCCGCTTAAGACAG GTTCGGAGAGATTCTTACAATGTTGAAGTTCAACAACGTCAGCTCAAGAGG GTAGCAGCCAAGGACTTGATGAATTCCGGAGACAGAATAGTCCTACCTGTATCAATTCAAAAGGTTCCCTCAGCAAAAACTGATAGCACTTTCagtgaagaagaaatgaaattccTTCATAGCATGGTTCTGTTTAAG GATCCAGCTGTTATTGTCGTAAATAAACCCCCTGGAATGCCTGTTCAG GGTGGTATAGGCATCAAAAGAAGTTTGGATGAACTGGCGGCTAAGTATTTAAGGTTTGATGATTCGGAGTCTCCGCGCCTG GTGCACAGACTTGATAGAGATTGTAGTGGCATATTAGTGATGGGGAGAACACAGTTGAGTGCTACTACTCTACATTCTATCTTCCGTGAGAAAACTCTTGAAGCATCTGAATAT GATCTTGTCAGTAAAAGACGAATAGTCCGAAAGACATATTGGGCTCTTGTCATTGGATCTCCTAGACGTTCAAAAGGAATAATCTCAAAGCCATTGGGAAAG GTGGTGGTGGACAATGGAAAATCTGACCGCATAACAGTTGTAGatgatgttcaatcatcactggCTCAGTATGCTGTGACAGAATATGAAGTTATTGGATCTTCTTGCTACG GCTACAGCTGGCTAGAGTTATCCCCTCTTACAGGCAGAAAGCACCAG CTACGTGTTCACTGTGCCGAGGTATTGGGTACACCAATAGTTGGGGATTACAAGTATGGCTGGCAAGCTCACAGGAACTTGAAAAATCCTGGTCCCTCTGCTCTCACTTGGGACCATAATGAGGGACTCCCTGAGGAAGGGCTAGATCCTTTCAGCCTTAATCTGGGTAATGGAAGCATCTTGGATAAGCAACCTCGCCTTCATCTGCACTGCAGAGAGATGGTCCTACCCAATATTTCTCTCGCGCTGCAACGTGCCAAATCAATTACAGATCTTGATCTTGAGGATGTGAAAACCATCAAGTTTGATGCTCCTTTGCCATCACACATGCAAAAGAGTTGGGACGCCTTGGGTTCCTAG
- the LOC113731474 gene encoding RNA pseudouridine synthase 4, mitochondrial-like isoform X2 yields MADRSLLRRVILRSTPLGTVFALGKSRVLTCEEGRHLYSSTGCEKKLEPENEKTTISKKGNWYALPPFTPSVDGAALGKTIAHRQTEKKHKASDTTSTSTMTALKWVTRCCPELPRSLVQKLFRLRQVAAKDLMNSGDRIVLPVSIQKVPSAKTDSTFSEEEMKFLHSMVLFKDPAVIVVNKPPGMPVQGGIGIKRSLDELAAKYLRFDDSESPRLVHRLDRDCSGILVMGRTQLSATTLHSIFREKTLEASEYDLVSKRRIVRKTYWALVIGSPRRSKGIISKPLGKVVVDNGKSDRITVVDDVQSSLAQYAVTEYEVIGSSCYGYSWLELSPLTGRKHQLRVHCAEVLGTPIVGDYKYGWQAHRNLKNPGPSALTWDHNEGLPEEGLDPFSLNLGNGSILDKQPRLHLHCREMVLPNISLALQRAKSITDLDLEDVKTIKFDAPLPSHMQKSWDALGS; encoded by the exons ATGGCGGATCGCTCTCTACTCCGCCGAGTCATTCTCCGTTCCACACCGCTGGGCACTGTTTTCGCATTAGGAAAATCACGTGTCTTAACATGTGAGGAAGGGCGACATCTCTACAGCAGCACCGGTTGTGAAAAGAAATTGGAGCCCGAGAATGAGAAAACTACTATTAGCAAGAAAGGTAATTGGTACGCATTGCCGCCGTTTACTCCCTCCGTCGACGGCGCTGCTCTTGGGAAGACGATTGCTCACCGCCAAACCGAGAAGAAACATAAAGCCTCCGACACCACCTCCACCTCGACCATGACGGCGCTCAAGTGGGTTACGCGATGCTGCCCTGAGCTGCCTCGGTCTCTTGTACAGAAACTCTTCCGCTTAAGACAG GTAGCAGCCAAGGACTTGATGAATTCCGGAGACAGAATAGTCCTACCTGTATCAATTCAAAAGGTTCCCTCAGCAAAAACTGATAGCACTTTCagtgaagaagaaatgaaattccTTCATAGCATGGTTCTGTTTAAG GATCCAGCTGTTATTGTCGTAAATAAACCCCCTGGAATGCCTGTTCAG GGTGGTATAGGCATCAAAAGAAGTTTGGATGAACTGGCGGCTAAGTATTTAAGGTTTGATGATTCGGAGTCTCCGCGCCTG GTGCACAGACTTGATAGAGATTGTAGTGGCATATTAGTGATGGGGAGAACACAGTTGAGTGCTACTACTCTACATTCTATCTTCCGTGAGAAAACTCTTGAAGCATCTGAATAT GATCTTGTCAGTAAAAGACGAATAGTCCGAAAGACATATTGGGCTCTTGTCATTGGATCTCCTAGACGTTCAAAAGGAATAATCTCAAAGCCATTGGGAAAG GTGGTGGTGGACAATGGAAAATCTGACCGCATAACAGTTGTAGatgatgttcaatcatcactggCTCAGTATGCTGTGACAGAATATGAAGTTATTGGATCTTCTTGCTACG GCTACAGCTGGCTAGAGTTATCCCCTCTTACAGGCAGAAAGCACCAG CTACGTGTTCACTGTGCCGAGGTATTGGGTACACCAATAGTTGGGGATTACAAGTATGGCTGGCAAGCTCACAGGAACTTGAAAAATCCTGGTCCCTCTGCTCTCACTTGGGACCATAATGAGGGACTCCCTGAGGAAGGGCTAGATCCTTTCAGCCTTAATCTGGGTAATGGAAGCATCTTGGATAAGCAACCTCGCCTTCATCTGCACTGCAGAGAGATGGTCCTACCCAATATTTCTCTCGCGCTGCAACGTGCCAAATCAATTACAGATCTTGATCTTGAGGATGTGAAAACCATCAAGTTTGATGCTCCTTTGCCATCACACATGCAAAAGAGTTGGGACGCCTTGGGTTCCTAG
- the LOC113731477 gene encoding triacylglycerol lipase 1-like isoform X2, producing MERLVTLLLLSVLLLSSAGESARVSKIRLPNSPADGLCAHLIQPYGYPCSEHTAQTNDGYLLGLQRVASNSRYLRRQYCPPVLLLHGLMMAGDAWFLNSPNQSLGFILADHGFDVWAGNVRGTRWSRRHVHLTEKDKDFWDWSWQELALYDLEGMARYIYNITNSKIFIVGHSQGTIMSLAAFTQPHIVSMVEAAALLSPISYLDHISSSFVLRLVKMHIDEVLCVMGIHELIFKSDCSTHMMDILCGEYVNCNELLTPVTGKNCCFNNSRIDFYLEYEPQPTSSKNLNHLFQMIREGTFRKYDYGIFKNLIRYGRFRPPAFDVSSIPNSLPLWIAYGGNDAFADVTDVHRTLKELKRQPEVLFLEEYGHIDFLPSATM from the exons ATGGAGCGTCTGGTGACGCTTTTGTTGCTCAGTGTATTACTCCTCAGTTCAGCCGGAGAATCCGCCAGAGTTTCAAAAATTCGCCTTCCCAATTCTCCGGCAGATGGTCTCTGTGCTCACCTCATCCAACCTTATGGCTATCCTTGCTCCGAGCACACC GCACAAACAAATGATGGTTACTTGCTTGGACTTCAGCGGGTGGCATCTAACTCCAGATATCTCAGACGGCAGTACTGTCCTCCAGTTCTTCTCCTTCACGGGCTAATGATG GCAGGTGATGCCTGGTTCTTGAACTCTCCAAATCAATCATTGGGGTTTATCCTGGCTGATCATGGCTTTGATGTTTGGGCTGGAAATGTGCGTGGGACACGTTGGAGTCGTCGACATGTCCATCTGACAGAAAAAGACAAG gatttttgggATTGGAGTTGGCAGGAATTGGCTCTGTATGATCTGGAAGGAATGGCTCGTTATATTTATAACATCACCAACTCAAAAATATTTATTGTTGGTCATTCACAG GGAACAATAATGTCTCTGGCTGCCTTTACTCAACCACATATAGTATCAATGGTTGAAGCTGCTGCGCTTCTTTCTCCTATCTCATATTTGGATCATATAAGTTCGTCTTTTGTCCTAAGATTAGTGAAAATGCATATTGATGAG GTGTTATGTGTGATGGGCATTCATGAACTTATTTTCAAAAG TGACTGCAGCACCCATATGATGGATATATTATGCGGTGAATATGTGAATTGCAATGAGTTGCTTACTCCGGTTACAG GAAAGAACTGTTGCTTCAACAACTCCCGGATCGATTTCTATCTCGAATATGAACCTCAACCTACATCCTCAAAGAATCTGAATCATCTTTTTCAAA TGATCCGTGAAGGTACTTTCAGAAAGTATGATTATGGAATCTTTAAGAACCTGATACGCTATGGACGGTTTCGGCCTCCAGCATTTGATGTTAGCAGCATTCCGAATTCTTTACCATTGTGGATAGCTTATGGGGGTAACGATGCATTTGCTGACGTTACTGATGTGCATCGCACATTGAAGGAACTGAAAAGACAGCCAGAGGTGCTTTTTCTTGAGGAATACGGTCACATAGACTTCCTCCCGAGT GCGACTATGTGA
- the LOC113731477 gene encoding triacylglycerol lipase 1-like isoform X1: MERLVTLLLLSVLLLSSAGESARVSKIRLPNSPADGLCAHLIQPYGYPCSEHTAQTNDGYLLGLQRVASNSRYLRRQYCPPVLLLHGLMMAGDAWFLNSPNQSLGFILADHGFDVWAGNVRGTRWSRRHVHLTEKDKDFWDWSWQELALYDLEGMARYIYNITNSKIFIVGHSQGTIMSLAAFTQPHIVSMVEAAALLSPISYLDHISSSFVLRLVKMHIDEVLCVMGIHELIFKSDCSTHMMDILCGEYVNCNELLTPVTGKNCCFNNSRIDFYLEYEPQPTSSKNLNHLFQMIREGTFRKYDYGIFKNLIRYGRFRPPAFDVSSIPNSLPLWIAYGGNDAFADVTDVHRTLKELKRQPEVLFLEEYGHIDFLPSVRSKEDLYDNMIRFLKSFRKFGSY; the protein is encoded by the exons ATGGAGCGTCTGGTGACGCTTTTGTTGCTCAGTGTATTACTCCTCAGTTCAGCCGGAGAATCCGCCAGAGTTTCAAAAATTCGCCTTCCCAATTCTCCGGCAGATGGTCTCTGTGCTCACCTCATCCAACCTTATGGCTATCCTTGCTCCGAGCACACC GCACAAACAAATGATGGTTACTTGCTTGGACTTCAGCGGGTGGCATCTAACTCCAGATATCTCAGACGGCAGTACTGTCCTCCAGTTCTTCTCCTTCACGGGCTAATGATG GCAGGTGATGCCTGGTTCTTGAACTCTCCAAATCAATCATTGGGGTTTATCCTGGCTGATCATGGCTTTGATGTTTGGGCTGGAAATGTGCGTGGGACACGTTGGAGTCGTCGACATGTCCATCTGACAGAAAAAGACAAG gatttttgggATTGGAGTTGGCAGGAATTGGCTCTGTATGATCTGGAAGGAATGGCTCGTTATATTTATAACATCACCAACTCAAAAATATTTATTGTTGGTCATTCACAG GGAACAATAATGTCTCTGGCTGCCTTTACTCAACCACATATAGTATCAATGGTTGAAGCTGCTGCGCTTCTTTCTCCTATCTCATATTTGGATCATATAAGTTCGTCTTTTGTCCTAAGATTAGTGAAAATGCATATTGATGAG GTGTTATGTGTGATGGGCATTCATGAACTTATTTTCAAAAG TGACTGCAGCACCCATATGATGGATATATTATGCGGTGAATATGTGAATTGCAATGAGTTGCTTACTCCGGTTACAG GAAAGAACTGTTGCTTCAACAACTCCCGGATCGATTTCTATCTCGAATATGAACCTCAACCTACATCCTCAAAGAATCTGAATCATCTTTTTCAAA TGATCCGTGAAGGTACTTTCAGAAAGTATGATTATGGAATCTTTAAGAACCTGATACGCTATGGACGGTTTCGGCCTCCAGCATTTGATGTTAGCAGCATTCCGAATTCTTTACCATTGTGGATAGCTTATGGGGGTAACGATGCATTTGCTGACGTTACTGATGTGCATCGCACATTGAAGGAACTGAAAAGACAGCCAGAGGTGCTTTTTCTTGAGGAATACGGTCACATAGACTTCCTCCCGAGTGTAAGATCAAAGGAAGACTTGTATGATAACATGATTAGGTTCTTGAAGTCATTCAGAAAATTTGGTAGTTACTAA
- the LOC113731475 gene encoding gallate 1-beta-glucosyltransferase 84A24-like: MGSNSLPCSLVHVFLVSFPGQGHVNPLLRLGKRLAAKGLLVTLSAPELIGKEIRKANQMSDEPTPVGDGMIRFEFFDDEWVEDENKAFCVGEYTKHLEVAGRKILPGVIKKQEEQGLPVACIINNPFIPWVSDVAETLHIPSAILWVQSCACFSAYYHYCHGLAPYPTDAEPEIDVQLPSMPLLKHDEIPSFLHPTTPYPFLREAILGQFTNLSKSFCILMDTFQELEHDVINYMAKLCPVRPIGPLFKNPKAPASNVSVDILKADDCIGWLDSKPPASVVYISFGSIVFLKEEQIAELAYGLLDSEVSFLWVVRPRSKDSGYQEVVLPDGFLEKAGDKGKIVRWSPQEQVLAHPSVACFLTHCGWNSTLESLASGMPVLAFPQWGDQVTDAKYLVDEFKVGIRMCRGDAENKIIAREEVEKCLREATSGPKAAEMRENAMKWKKLAADAVAEGGTSDRNLQEFVDQIRSRCTLMPLENGKQQ; this comes from the coding sequence ATGGGCAGTAACTCATTGCCTTGCTCCCTTGTTCATGTTTTTCTAGTCTCCTTCCCGGGCCAAGGACACGTTAATCCGCTGCTTAGACTAGGCAAGCGCCTTGCTGCAAAAGGTCTGCTGGTCACACTCTCAGCACCCGAACTCATCGGAAAAGAGATCCGGAAAGCCAACCAAATGAGCGATGAGCCCACCCCTGTTGGTGATGGAATGATCAGGTTTGAATTCTTTGATGATGAATGGGTAGAGGATGAAAACAAAGCCTTCTGTGTTGGTGAGTACACGAAACATCTTGAGGTCGCTGGCCGGAAAATACTCCCTGGAGTAATCAAGAAACAAGAGGAACAAGGTCTCCCTGTTGCCTGCATAATCAATAATCCATTCATTCCTTGGGTTTCTGATGTAGCCGAGACCCTTCACATCCCAAGTGCTATCCTATGGGTGCAGTCTTGTGCGTGCTTTTCAGCATATTACCACTACTGTCATGGCCTAGCTCCTTATCCCACCGACGCCGAACCCGAAATTGATGTTCAATTGCCATCTATGCCATTGTTGAAGCACGATGAGATTCCTAGTTTCTTGCATCCCACAACTCCTTATCCATTCCTGAGGGAGGCCATCTTAGGTCAGTTCACGAACTTGTCAAAGAGTTTCTGTATATTGATGGACACTTTTCAGGAGCTTGAGCATGATGTCATCAACTACATGGCGAAGCTCTGCCCCGTCAGGCCCATTGGACCTTTATTTAAAAATCCAAAAGCTCCAGCCTCAAACGTCAGTGTTGATATTCTGAAAGCCGATGATTGCATAGGGTGGCTTGACTCCAAACCACCGGCGTCCGTCGTGTACATATCTTTTGGAAGCATTGTTTTCTTGAAGGAAGAGCAAATCGCTGAGCTTGCATACGGACTATTGGATTCCGAGGTGTCGTTCTTGTGGGTTGTTAGGCCTCGAAGCAAGGACTCCGGCTATCAAGAAGTGGTGTTACCAGATGGGTTCCTGGAAAAGGCCGGCGACAAGGGTAAAATTGTGCGATGGAGTCCACAAGAACAAGTCTTGGCACATCCCTCTGTTGCTTGTTTTTTAACTCACTGCGGTTGGAACTCGACGTTGGAATCACTTGCCAGTGGGATGCCGGTTTTGGCTTTTCCTCAATGGGGTGATCAAGTCACTGATGCCAAGTACTTGGTGGATGAATTCAAAGTTGGGATAAGAATGTGCAGAGGTGATGCGGAGAATAAGATTATTGCTAGGGAGGAAGTGGAGAAGTGTTTGCGGGAAGCTACAAGTGGTCCCAAGGCAGCTGAGATGAGAGAGAATGCGATGAAGTGGAAGAAGTTGGCCGCTGATGCGGTGGCCGAAGGTGGTACTTCTGATCGGAATTTGCAGGAGTTCGTTGACCAAATCAGGAGCAGGTGTACCTTGATGCCGCTGGAAAATGGAAAACAACAGTGA